A region from the Geobacter benzoatilyticus genome encodes:
- a CDS encoding 4Fe-4S dicluster domain-containing protein, with translation MDRQTKDPCGPDEWTNLTRRDFIKSVGIGGGVVLFGQFGINAAAWALSGDPQLKMILVDYAKCTGCRTCETACSSRNRPAVIDGKELPGLGNPLFANIRVHSFNPDVDVPNVCAMCADTPCVKACPVKPDPKTGWRALYRDQATRTIRNDPGRCIGCRSCATACAAQRTGVISPNPATGKPERMCTLCGGDPQCVKRCPFGALSYVEVRHDRKFYGLGPEKIAAELSRKWYGTAVSGGSK, from the coding sequence ATGGATAGACAAACCAAAGACCCTTGCGGACCTGACGAATGGACGAATCTCACCCGGCGGGATTTCATAAAAAGCGTCGGAATCGGAGGGGGGGTGGTGCTGTTCGGCCAATTCGGCATAAATGCCGCGGCCTGGGCCCTTTCCGGAGATCCGCAGCTGAAGATGATTCTGGTGGATTACGCCAAATGCACCGGATGCCGGACCTGTGAAACGGCCTGCTCGTCGCGCAACAGGCCTGCGGTAATAGACGGCAAGGAACTGCCGGGGCTTGGAAATCCCCTTTTTGCGAACATTCGGGTTCACAGTTTCAATCCCGACGTCGATGTGCCGAACGTCTGCGCCATGTGCGCCGATACCCCCTGCGTCAAGGCGTGCCCCGTCAAGCCGGACCCGAAGACCGGCTGGCGGGCACTCTACCGGGATCAAGCGACCCGCACCATCCGCAACGATCCCGGCCGGTGCATCGGCTGCCGTAGCTGCGCCACTGCCTGCGCGGCGCAACGGACGGGGGTTATTTCACCAAACCCGGCAACGGGCAAGCCCGAGCGCATGTGCACCCTCTGCGGCGGCGATCCGCAGTGCGTCAAGCGCTGCCCCTTCGGGGCGCTCTCCTACGTGGAAGTTCGGCATGACAGGAAATTTTACGGACTCGGCCCGGAAAAAATCGCAGCGGAGCTGAGCAGAAAGTGGTACGGGACGGCTGTCTCCGGAGGTTCGAAATGA
- a CDS encoding aldehyde ferredoxin oxidoreductase family protein — protein MSGKPGYHGVILNIDLSTGKSEKVAVPSEDLARFVGGQGLGMKILWDRLKKPGVDPLSPENPLIFMPGPFSGLPVPSSSRTCVVTKSPITSPLQSDYPHASTVTYSNMGGFFGPEIRFAGYDGLVITGKARELCYIVIDDGKVEIRDAKKFKGMRTDAFDKAILDELGDRKFKTVYIGPAGENLVPYSSILHTAGRAAGRGGTGCVMGSKNLKAIAVKGTGQPSVADHKRFLAALEKARLALNGSAFAKSWAEQGTARAIVGNSNAGTEAVRNYREGTFPEAGKIGGDAARRDVWVKDIACYCCPLACKKSGITKGKYGGIVHDGPEYETGVMLGSNLLISDMPGLLKAIYTIDDLGLDHISTGNVIGFLMEAYEKGMIDLTFLNGIDLKWGSVDATLAMIEKIAAREGVGALAAEGVRALSWHIGKGSEKFAIQVKGLELAAHNIQANQPRGLSYATAERGACHLSGDDIATQNRRAMIDSIGLCLFPTFEPALEEPMLALLSAITGREYDKAGFEKTGERIFNLEKMFNYREGFRREDDRLPDRFFEDAFTIGTKKGAVLDRANFDAMLSKYYKDRGWDPETTKPGDLKLKELGLDSV, from the coding sequence ATGAGCGGAAAACCAGGTTATCACGGCGTAATATTGAACATAGACCTTTCAACCGGCAAGAGCGAAAAAGTGGCGGTCCCGTCCGAAGACCTCGCAAGGTTCGTCGGCGGACAGGGGCTGGGGATGAAAATCCTCTGGGACCGGCTTAAGAAGCCGGGAGTCGACCCCCTTTCCCCGGAGAATCCGCTCATCTTCATGCCGGGACCGTTTTCAGGCCTCCCGGTCCCTTCATCATCCAGAACCTGCGTGGTCACGAAGTCTCCCATAACGTCGCCGCTGCAATCCGATTATCCCCACGCCTCGACGGTCACCTACTCGAACATGGGTGGATTTTTCGGCCCCGAAATCCGGTTTGCCGGTTATGACGGGCTCGTGATTACCGGGAAGGCAAGGGAACTCTGTTACATCGTCATCGATGACGGCAAGGTGGAAATCCGGGACGCCAAAAAGTTCAAAGGGATGCGGACTGATGCCTTCGACAAGGCAATCCTGGATGAACTCGGCGACCGGAAGTTCAAGACGGTCTACATCGGGCCGGCCGGGGAGAATCTCGTTCCCTATTCCAGCATCCTTCATACGGCGGGTCGGGCGGCAGGCCGAGGCGGTACCGGCTGCGTCATGGGCTCGAAGAATCTGAAGGCGATTGCGGTGAAGGGTACGGGGCAGCCGTCCGTTGCCGACCACAAGCGGTTTCTTGCCGCCCTGGAAAAAGCCAGGCTGGCCCTCAACGGCTCCGCTTTTGCAAAGTCCTGGGCAGAGCAGGGAACGGCACGGGCCATCGTCGGAAACAGCAATGCCGGAACCGAAGCGGTCCGCAATTATCGGGAAGGGACTTTCCCCGAGGCCGGCAAAATCGGCGGCGATGCGGCACGGCGGGATGTCTGGGTAAAGGACATCGCCTGCTATTGCTGTCCGCTGGCCTGCAAGAAAAGCGGGATCACGAAAGGGAAATACGGCGGGATCGTCCATGACGGCCCCGAGTACGAAACCGGCGTCATGCTCGGCTCGAACCTCCTGATATCCGATATGCCGGGGCTGCTGAAGGCGATTTACACCATCGACGATCTCGGCCTGGACCACATATCCACCGGCAACGTCATCGGGTTTCTGATGGAAGCGTACGAAAAAGGGATGATTGACCTGACATTCCTGAACGGGATCGATCTGAAATGGGGCAGCGTGGATGCCACCCTGGCCATGATCGAGAAGATCGCCGCCCGTGAGGGGGTTGGTGCCTTGGCCGCCGAAGGCGTGAGGGCCCTTTCCTGGCACATTGGGAAAGGGAGCGAAAAGTTTGCCATCCAGGTGAAGGGGCTTGAGCTGGCTGCGCACAATATCCAGGCGAACCAGCCCAGGGGGCTTTCCTACGCCACCGCCGAAAGGGGCGCATGCCACTTGAGCGGAGACGATATAGCCACCCAGAACCGGCGGGCCATGATCGACTCCATTGGCCTCTGCCTTTTTCCCACCTTCGAACCGGCGCTGGAGGAGCCGATGCTCGCCCTGCTCAGTGCCATAACCGGACGGGAATACGATAAGGCCGGGTTCGAGAAAACCGGCGAACGGATTTTCAACCTGGAGAAGATGTTCAATTACCGCGAAGGTTTCCGCCGCGAAGACGACCGGCTTCCCGACCGCTTCTTCGAGGATGCCTTCACGATAGGCACGAAGAAGGGGGCGGTGCTAGACCGGGCCAACTTCGACGCCATGCTCAGCAAGTACTACAAAGACCGGGGATGGGACCCCGAAACCACCAAACCGGGGGACCTCAAGCTGAAAGAACTGGGGCTTGATTCCGTCTGA
- a CDS encoding SseB family protein produces the protein MTEIDNALVTLREDMRNAKNQSAFYDLFLNTTFYVPTLNEQALEGTDEVIQEGQVLPLIIEADGNDYLMIFDTSERLKTWADAEVKWVEVPGHILAATTMAPLHWAMNVGTEYSKQFHPEEIAWLRDAVERCNAEAAKQGE, from the coding sequence ATGACTGAAATAGACAATGCGCTGGTCACCCTGCGCGAGGATATGAGAAACGCCAAGAACCAGTCCGCGTTTTACGACCTGTTCCTCAATACCACTTTTTACGTTCCTACCCTGAATGAGCAGGCCCTGGAAGGGACCGACGAGGTCATCCAGGAGGGGCAGGTGCTGCCGCTGATTATCGAGGCGGACGGCAACGACTACCTGATGATCTTCGACACCAGCGAGCGCCTGAAGACCTGGGCCGATGCGGAGGTGAAGTGGGTGGAGGTGCCGGGGCACATACTTGCGGCAACCACCATGGCGCCGCTCCACTGGGCCATGAATGTCGGTACGGAGTATTCGAAACAGTTCCATCCCGAGGAGATTGCCTGGCTTCGGGACGCGGTTGAGCGCTGCAACGCCGAAGCGGCCAAGCAGGGGGAGTAA
- a CDS encoding peptidylprolyl isomerase, which translates to MPTATARHILVATEAECLQLKTEIEAGADFADVARKHSSCPSRMQGGDLGAFVPGQMVKEFDEVVFSGEINKVLGPVRTQFGYHLIEITKRW; encoded by the coding sequence ATGCCGACTGCAACTGCCCGCCACATCCTCGTGGCTACCGAAGCCGAATGCCTTCAGCTTAAAACCGAAATCGAAGCCGGCGCCGATTTTGCCGATGTTGCCAGGAAACATTCCTCCTGCCCTTCGCGCATGCAGGGTGGCGACCTTGGCGCCTTCGTGCCGGGCCAGATGGTCAAAGAGTTCGACGAGGTCGTTTTTTCCGGCGAGATCAACAAGGTGCTCGGCCCGGTCCGGACCCAGTTCGGATATCACCTTATCGAGATCACCAAACGCTGGTAA
- a CDS encoding TraR/DksA family transcriptional regulator, with amino-acid sequence MERMSGERKARLTEVLLAEKRRLWSEVRRELFDTVGEELRSQYDIPQDVGDRGLIDTLEDTGMAVADIRRQELTRMDEALGRLEEGRYGFCVECGAEISEERLRVAPYAPCCVSCQTRREGPPSGPGVTL; translated from the coding sequence ATGGAGCGGATGTCCGGAGAACGAAAGGCACGTCTCACGGAGGTGCTGCTGGCCGAAAAAAGGCGGTTATGGAGCGAGGTGCGGCGGGAGCTGTTTGATACCGTGGGAGAAGAGTTGCGGAGCCAGTACGACATTCCCCAGGATGTGGGCGACCGGGGGCTTATCGACACGCTGGAGGACACCGGCATGGCTGTGGCCGATATCCGCCGGCAGGAACTGACCCGCATGGACGAGGCCCTGGGACGGCTCGAAGAGGGGCGCTACGGTTTTTGCGTGGAGTGCGGAGCAGAAATCAGCGAGGAGCGGCTCCGGGTGGCTCCCTACGCCCCCTGTTGCGTCAGTTGCCAGACCCGCAGGGAAGGCCCGCCTTCGGGACCGGGCGTCACGCTTTGA
- the amrS gene encoding AmmeMemoRadiSam system radical SAM enzyme, whose protein sequence is MKEAMFYARESGSSVRCGLCRHRCLISGGTRGICAVRENRDGTLYSLVYGKLVAENVDPIEKKPLFHLLPGSKSFSIATMGCNFKCHHCQNYTISQVGRKAPITGVTRTPESVVEKALATGCRSIAYTYTEPTIFYEFAYDTARLARETGLLNVFVTNGYITKEALSAIAPYLDAANIDLKGFTDAFYRDYVHARLNEVLDSIIEYRKQGIWLELTTLIIPGLNDTDEELKGIASFIFSNLGADTPWHVTQFYPTYKLTDRGRTPVETLRRARDIGRAAGLRYVYEGNVPGEGGENTWCPSCSAILIERYGYLIEKNRIRDGACPDCGAAIAGIGM, encoded by the coding sequence ATGAAAGAAGCCATGTTTTATGCGCGGGAGAGCGGCAGCAGCGTCCGCTGCGGCCTCTGCCGGCACCGGTGCCTGATTTCCGGCGGAACCCGGGGAATCTGCGCGGTTCGCGAAAACCGGGATGGGACTCTCTACTCCCTTGTCTACGGCAAGCTGGTTGCCGAAAATGTGGACCCCATCGAGAAAAAGCCCCTCTTCCACCTGCTGCCGGGGAGCAAATCATTTTCCATCGCCACCATGGGGTGCAACTTCAAATGCCACCACTGCCAGAATTACACCATATCCCAGGTGGGGCGGAAAGCCCCCATCACCGGCGTGACGCGGACACCGGAATCCGTGGTGGAAAAGGCCCTGGCCACGGGATGCCGCTCCATCGCCTACACCTACACCGAGCCGACCATTTTCTACGAGTTCGCCTACGACACGGCCCGACTGGCCCGAGAAACCGGGCTTCTGAACGTGTTTGTCACCAACGGCTACATCACGAAGGAGGCTCTGTCAGCCATCGCCCCCTATCTGGACGCGGCCAATATCGACCTTAAGGGGTTCACCGACGCCTTCTACCGCGACTATGTCCACGCCCGCCTGAACGAAGTCCTCGACTCAATCATCGAGTACCGGAAACAGGGCATCTGGCTCGAGCTTACCACCCTCATCATTCCGGGGCTCAACGACACCGACGAGGAACTGAAAGGAATCGCCTCGTTCATTTTCAGCAACCTCGGAGCCGACACCCCGTGGCACGTGACCCAGTTCTATCCCACCTACAAGCTGACAGACCGGGGCAGAACGCCCGTGGAAACATTGCGGCGCGCCCGCGACATCGGCAGGGCGGCCGGGTTGCGTTACGTCTACGAAGGGAATGTCCCCGGCGAGGGGGGAGAGAATACCTGGTGCCCATCCTGCTCCGCCATTCTGATTGAACGCTATGGCTACCTGATCGAGAAGAACCGGATCAGGGACGGAGCATGCCCCGACTGCGGCGCCGCCATTGCCGGCATCGGGATGTGA
- a CDS encoding twin-arginine translocase TatA/TatE family subunit yields MFGIGMPEMIIILVIALVVVGPSKLPQLGQSLGGAIKSFKKGINEDDVKVVNKTTEA; encoded by the coding sequence ATGTTCGGAATAGGAATGCCTGAAATGATAATCATCCTCGTGATCGCCCTGGTGGTGGTCGGACCGTCCAAGCTTCCCCAACTGGGGCAGTCCCTGGGAGGTGCCATCAAGAGCTTCAAAAAGGGGATCAACGAGGATGACGTGAAGGTGGTCAATAAAACCACGGAGGCTTGA
- a CDS encoding HyaD/HybD family hydrogenase maturation endopeptidase → MKTLIFGAGNLILSDEGFGVHCIKYLEDNYIFPEEVELFDGGTLGIMVTHKIEEADRVYIVDTVETPGAPGEVFRFEKEDIMLNRLPVKLSPHQIGIQEMLFISEMRGGCPPRVSLLGVIPETLDAGNELSATLGERLPKVARLLVEELKEMGHAVREKGGATLN, encoded by the coding sequence ATGAAGACCCTTATTTTCGGCGCCGGCAACCTGATCCTCTCCGACGAGGGGTTCGGCGTCCATTGCATCAAGTATCTGGAAGACAACTACATATTCCCTGAGGAGGTGGAACTCTTCGACGGCGGCACCCTCGGGATCATGGTGACCCACAAGATCGAAGAGGCCGACCGGGTATACATCGTCGATACGGTGGAGACCCCCGGCGCGCCGGGAGAAGTCTTTCGCTTCGAGAAGGAGGACATCATGCTGAACCGCCTGCCGGTGAAGCTCTCGCCGCACCAGATAGGCATCCAGGAGATGCTCTTCATCAGCGAGATGCGTGGAGGGTGTCCGCCGCGGGTGAGCCTACTCGGCGTAATACCCGAGACCCTCGACGCCGGGAACGAGCTGTCAGCCACCCTGGGGGAGCGTCTGCCCAAGGTGGCAAGGCTCCTGGTGGAAGAGCTGAAGGAGATGGGGCACGCCGTCCGCGAGAAGGGCGGAGCAACGCTGAATTGA
- a CDS encoding nickel-dependent hydrogenase large subunit: MSKRITIDPITRIEGHLRIDVEVNGGRVSKAWSSAQMWRGIETILKGRDPQDAWSFAQRFCGVCTTVHAISSIRSVENALNVEVPLNAQYIRNIMIAQHSVQDHIVHFYHLSALDWVDIVSCLKADPKKAASIAQSVSDWPGNSEKEFKAVQDKLKHFVEGGQLGIFASGYWGHPAMKLPPEVNLIAVAHYLKALDYQRRAAQAVAILGGKNPHIQNLVVGGVATAVNMENIATLNMERIAYLRTLMTETRDFVQKVYYPDLVTIASFYKDWFKHGAGVTNYIAVPEFAEDTRNTKFALAGGIIHGGDLATFKPITNHQDQTLIQGITEGVAHAWYEGADSLHPWEGETKPDYTDFQENGKYTWCKSPRFNGKPMQVGPPAQVLAAYASGNAKVKTLVDGAAAKLGIGLNDIHSTMGRLFCRGVRAHVMADLSLEYLDKLVANIGKGDTDYANHTEIPDGEYKGVGFHEAPRGFLSHWMVIEGKKIKNYQAVVPSTWNASPRDENGVAGPYEASLVGNPVAQPDKPLEVLRTVHSFDPCIACAVHTIDPAGKEITKVKVL; the protein is encoded by the coding sequence ATGTCCAAACGCATCACCATCGACCCCATCACCCGGATCGAGGGTCACCTGAGAATCGATGTGGAAGTGAACGGGGGACGGGTTTCCAAGGCCTGGTCCTCGGCCCAGATGTGGCGGGGGATCGAAACCATCCTCAAGGGGCGCGACCCCCAGGATGCCTGGAGCTTCGCCCAGCGTTTCTGCGGCGTCTGCACCACGGTTCACGCCATCTCATCCATCCGTTCCGTGGAGAATGCCCTGAACGTGGAAGTGCCCCTCAACGCCCAGTACATCCGCAACATCATGATCGCCCAGCACTCGGTGCAGGACCACATCGTCCACTTCTACCACCTGTCGGCCCTGGACTGGGTTGACATCGTCTCGTGCCTGAAGGCCGACCCGAAAAAGGCCGCATCCATTGCCCAGAGCGTCTCCGACTGGCCGGGGAACAGCGAGAAGGAGTTCAAGGCGGTCCAGGACAAGCTGAAGCACTTTGTCGAAGGTGGGCAGCTCGGCATCTTCGCCTCGGGCTACTGGGGACACCCGGCCATGAAGCTGCCGCCCGAGGTGAACCTCATCGCAGTGGCCCACTACCTGAAGGCCCTCGACTATCAGCGCCGGGCGGCCCAGGCCGTGGCCATCCTCGGCGGCAAGAACCCCCACATCCAGAACCTGGTGGTGGGCGGGGTCGCCACCGCCGTCAACATGGAGAACATCGCCACTCTCAACATGGAGCGTATCGCCTACCTGCGCACCCTCATGACCGAGACCCGCGATTTCGTCCAGAAGGTCTACTACCCCGATCTCGTGACCATTGCCTCCTTCTACAAGGATTGGTTCAAGCACGGCGCCGGCGTAACCAACTACATTGCCGTTCCCGAGTTTGCCGAGGATACCCGCAACACCAAGTTCGCCCTGGCCGGCGGAATCATCCACGGCGGCGATCTGGCAACCTTCAAGCCCATCACCAACCACCAGGATCAGACCCTCATCCAGGGGATTACCGAAGGGGTGGCCCACGCCTGGTACGAAGGGGCCGATTCCCTCCACCCGTGGGAAGGGGAGACCAAGCCCGACTACACCGACTTCCAGGAGAACGGCAAGTATACCTGGTGCAAGTCGCCGCGCTTCAACGGCAAGCCGATGCAGGTGGGCCCCCCCGCCCAGGTACTGGCCGCCTATGCGAGCGGTAACGCCAAGGTCAAGACGCTGGTTGATGGGGCGGCAGCCAAGCTCGGCATCGGCCTGAACGATATTCACTCCACCATGGGGCGCCTGTTCTGCCGTGGCGTCCGCGCCCATGTCATGGCCGACCTCTCCCTGGAGTATCTGGACAAGCTGGTTGCCAACATCGGCAAGGGCGACACCGACTACGCCAACCACACCGAGATACCCGACGGCGAGTACAAGGGGGTCGGCTTCCACGAGGCGCCCCGCGGCTTCCTGTCCCACTGGATGGTCATCGAGGGGAAGAAGATCAAGAACTACCAGGCGGTTGTACCCTCCACCTGGAACGCGTCTCCCCGGGATGAAAACGGCGTTGCCGGACCCTATGAGGCTTCCCTGGTGGGGAATCCCGTGGCCCAGCCCGACAAGCCCCTGGAGGTGCTGCGCACCGTCCACTCCTTCGACCCCTGCATCGCCTGCGCCGTCCACACCATCGACCCGGCAGGGAAAGAGATTACGAAGGTGAAGGTGCTGTAG